AGAAGATAAACAAGTTACAACACTCAGAGCTATGGATAAAATAGAGATGGGAATAAGACTGAGAAACAGATAAAAAGgatcatagatacgagagcaaactaaaatagaggatattctaactatgtaaggaaaaggaatgaacatgtgtaggatatataatgagaatgaaatataatagttgcaaacgaagcaggagattaaaagaaaaactagatagGTTTAATAGCTATGAAAATGTGCAAGTAAAGACAGAGataaaaaggccataaacaggTGTGAGTGTAAGCACATGCTGGAGCCAGATAGCCTTCAATCTTTCAATtgactagtaactgctgatgatgataatgataaagatatatatatatatatatatatatatatatatatatatatatatatctacatatatatgtatatgtatatatatatatatatatatatatatatatatagatatatatatatagatatatatatatatatatatatatatatatatatatatatatatatatatatatatatatatgtgtgtgtgtgtatatatataatcatcatcatcatcatcatcattcgttactagtccactgcagaacaagagcCCGGGACATGACCCTCCCcttgcgtctgtctatggtctttttatgccagtccacaccaccCAACTTTCTTACATtgccaatccattgtcttctcttccttcacctgcttctttggCAATCCCAAGGGATCCAATCTGTTATTTATATGTTAACTATCATCTGTCTTCTTTATTACATGGCTTGCCTAAGTCCATtcttctttcttacatgttagaatatcctctactttggtttactCCAGTATCCGTGTTACTCTTTTTCTCTCACTTAGTGTTACtctcatcactattctttccataaacctctgagttgtaactagcttattttttaaGACTTTAATTATGTTCAAGTATCTGATGCATAAAATAAACTGGTAGCACCATCTAATCAAGaatattttttagagaaagtggcattttaattttcctaatattATTTGGTTTTCCAAAAGCCCTCTatcttctgtttatccttcttttaatctgaGTTTCGTGTGCGTGGGATACAGTTATTAGCTGCCctgaatatgtatatactttaaCAATTTCTAAAAGTTCATCCAAAACTCTTATTTATTATCTCCCTACATTCTCATTGAACGtcttcttagttttactcatattcatcttcatgctttttttttattcaaatattttatcatctctTGTAATTCCTCATAAGATTCACCAAACACAACTATGTCTTTtgccaatcttaagttgttaaggtattccccatcaatattaattcctctATTTTCCCAATTAATATTCTTTAAAACCTCTTTTAGGCAGGCTGtatataatttaggagagatggggattCCCTGTCGAACTCCTTTTATAATCGGAACTTTCTCACTCTCctaatgtagttttaggattgctacacTTCTTCTATATATATCTTCTTGTTTTCTAACGTAAGCATCATGAATTCTTtgtttttgaagagctttcattttACGGAAGTAAAAGATTTCTCACACTATAGATAACATACACTGCATTTTTTTATACACCTTTGATTTTTCCATTGGCttgttaattatatgaatattgttagttgttgaATATCTACTTTTAAAGCTTGCATGATCTCTGATTGTCTTTCATTTGGGACTAATATGAgctttgtaaatattatatttatgacaaaccattatgtatgtcaTTCATAtactatgggaaagcttttgattctgtcaaaacagcatcagtaatgaaagcctatataaaaaaaaaaaaaattaatagacgaaTCTTTTGTTATAACTCTTGATGATAACTCTAAAGGaaatacagcaattctaaaactacatatagtgagcaAATTCCGATTAGTAAAGGAGTTAGCGATGGACACATCTCTCCCAAACTATTTACAGCACGtttagaagaagtcttcaagaaatTACATTGAGAAAATGaaggaatcaatattaatggggaatccCTCCGACCACAATCTACATAGCTTTCTGCCTTTTACTTTCTATTAGTTTCATTCGGTCTCCCAGTCCCCCCATCAGACAAACTCCTTctttcagtgataataataataataataataataataataataataataataataataataataataataataataataataataataataataataataataaaaaattagctGCACATCTATAAAACATCAGTTTTCAACTCTCATATCGTAATATCCGTTACCGTTAGCTTCATAAACATGAAGTAATGAAATGGCGTCACATTCCAAAACTTTAATTCTCCATGGGTGGTAAAATCTGGAATACTTTCCCCAAAACATTCATCGAATGTTCTAAGTAAGTCCTGAACCTTAAATTACCTCCCACTCAGCCAGTTGAGCTAGCTGTAATAGTAGCTACTCTGTTCATCTTTTTATGTATATTGTTCCAATTCTAATAAGGCATTATCTTATGTTTGTAAAAATACCAACAATATTACTTATCTAATATTAATTCACAGTGACAAATTACAAATCTGATAGTTTAGGGAAAagtcataaacaataaaaaaaaaaacttatttttcaatgAGGAAGAATAGGCTTGTAATCATGTGCGTGGTATACCGGGATCATTTTGCACTAGCAGCTCAGCCAGTAAAACATTCAATACTTCTTTACTTATTGGTACTTACAATAACCTtaatataactgtttttttttttttgttaagtaaaTTACAATAAAAGTAACTTACTTCTACTGACGATAAGAAAATTTCATATAAAGCAAAATAGAATCATTGCCCTTGTATGACAACAATTTGGAGTAGGCAATAAAggactatttcttttttctttaggcTTTAATTTGGCCATTAAAGTATAACAATGGATAATGGAGATAGAAAATGTTATGCTTATGTGTGTCGATCGACAGCTGGTGTCTTTCAATCTAAAATTGGCATTTCATTTTGGTAATTGGAGGTGAAAGTAATTTTTTGTTTGGTTACCGATTTTTATGCTAGTGATGAATCTTAATCAGATGACCAAATCGTAGATCATGATGCCAACTCTCACTATCAAGTCGTACTGAAATTTAGGAAGAGTTCGTAGTGAGTGTACAGGATATGAATCTGccacgaaaaaaaacaaaaaaactgtgTAATGCAGGTAAAGTGTAGGGCTAATGCTAGCACAAGCAGCATTGGTATGTAAATATGTGTTGGCGAGGAGGCTATTGTTATTGCAAGTAGTGTTGCTGTAGATGTTATGAAACAAATAAAGTAAAGAATACTGGGCAATCTGGTGTGTTGAATGTctaaggttaaaagaaaaaaaaacatctaaacgcAATAGAAACAAATGTGAGGACTACTTCAGTCAAACGACCAAAGAAATTGTGGAAGGGAATAAAACGGGAAACAGGGCCACAGGACATATGTGGATGTTTTGAAAATGCGACATGTCGTGCTGTAGGGGATTTTGATAAACGAAGGCCTATTTTTGTTGGTAATTAAGTAACATaaacttaaaacaataaaaacGAAAAGGGATCAAAGACAACACCAAAACCAAGTTACTTATTCTGTTATGCACTTGGGATAGACTTTCAAAGGGTGTGGGAAGGACATTGCATCTATGCAATGAATTCCAAGATTTATCATgcactctttttcttcttcttattctttgtatacatcttttcccacttctatgtggggtcgatgtttctggttgacttgctccatctacctctgtcccacacctcatcaccggttaatccctttaatcgaaggtcatccttgatacagtctacccacctttgctttggtctccctccccttctcgtttcctgtacctccatttccatctcttctcatgacatgaccatatcaactcagtttactttcttggatcttacctgatagttttctaactcctgtggtacccttctAATTACTTCATTTCatgtcttatctcttcttgtcaccccacatatccatctcaacatttCCATCTCTGcctcatccatcttcttctcttctgtcttctttattgcccacgtctctgctccatacatcattgcttgTCTGACAACTGTCCTGTggactttacctttcaacttaacccctattttcctgtcgcatagtactccctgcacttttttctaattcttccatcctgcttgtagtcTGTGGTTTAGTTCTGCCCGCAGATCACCATCctttgcaactgttgatcctaaatacctaaaattttcaattcttttcaatctctctccttgtaaactagcttccacattctcgccatttttcaatctcaaatgctctgtctttttcctgctgatcttcaatcctttaTTTTCCACTTCTCttttccactcctccagtttctcttctactacatcTCGCCtattgctacacagtataacatcatcagcaaaaaggaTACACTAAGGAGaatgatctctaataccttgtgttactacatccatgaccagatcacataggtaagggctcaatgcagacccctgatgtagtcccacatttactgggaaactttctgttacgcctatactgctcttaacatttgcttctgccctttcatacatatctttggtgattcttacgtatttctcagggactcccttttctctcatacatctccacagctcctgacgtggtactcgatcataTGCCttttccatgtcaataaagaccatatgtaatcctttttgtttctccggatgtttttctatcatctgcctcaaagaaaatattgcttctacagtccctcttcaaGGTATGAATCGAAATTGTTCCTCactaattgttgtttcatctctgagtctcttcttaaTGATCTCCCATATTATGCCtgtgtagttgccacattcctggatgtctcccttccatACCTCTAGTGGTATATTATCTGGtgctgcagctttactattttttatcttcttcactgcttgttctacttctcttctagtcactcctatggtaactgtctcgtttgggagtcaatcttcaaatactgttcttgggttcttcTCATTCAATAGCCCTTCAAAATAAgattcccaccttcttttaatttcattctcttctgctagaactatacccttgctatcttttatttgccatATCTGTGACAGGCCTTTAGATGCAGCATTCCGGGCCTTGGCAATTCGTAAtactttcttctctccttctggtgtttccatctctttatagacttcatttaatgtctctgcctttgctactgctcttcttgcttctttctttgcttgtttatagttttcttcatCCTGCTCtcgtcctgatagatctgccttcttcttggcttttTTCTTGGTGTTTATCCGTTCTTGCACTTACTCATTCCaacaccacgattctttatcatttgggggtcttcttcctgatgactttccaagtacttcctcaccgatccttaaaatcactttactattcttgtAACCTTACTGCTTACAGCACTCTTTCTTTCAACAAGACTCTTAGTTCTACCTCTTTCAATTTTCActacttaatctttgggtccattctcgtcttttttaCTTCTACAATTTCTTAGTCTGctatcaattaccactaacctgtgttgtgcTGCTACACTCTTCCCATTTaacaccttgcaatttctaacttccttcagagGGTCTCTCTTACGCTGCAGCAAATATATCTGGgtctccctgccaccactactgtaagtaattaGTTTGTTAATCTTCtcaaaggtgttgatcattgctaggtcaaaagccaatacAAAATCTATGACTCTTTCTCCCATCATTTTTCTCACCCACacccccaacctccatgcactctctctatcccttccagACTAATTCCCAggtggccgttcagatctcctcctataattaccttTCCCTTGCGGGAATttttccaagctcctggtccatctcctcctagaatgtatccttctcctcctctgtacatccagtttgcggggcataggcacacaccacattgactattgttgctcccagtcctagctttaaactcataattctgttatttttcctatttaacccaatcaaattttccttcaactctttcgataatattattcctactccatttcttccttaaatatttgctccactgtaatataatttacaaccttcgcctagttctcttgcgttattcCCCTTCCACCAGGTGTCCTGCACACACAGCTCTCAAATCTtacttctctccatgaggtcaaccagctctcgcccttttccagtcattgtccccacattcagagtttcTACTCTCATCCTCTcgtcagatattttcctctgagcttgcctttTAACCCAGcctgcccatgactgggtagcccttgccgatttttcggagcgATCAGGCAAGGTCCCAATGTGTCACTTAAGAgtaacgccctagcattaatttcattctgattatactcactgaccatagttttTTGCCTAAAttttcatggccagatgcctttcctgccgccaaccctccccatttacccgggcttgggaccggcaacaagttgaggctggcttgcccccctcagtggctgggttattcATCATGCACTCTATTTTCAGAAAATAAAGTGGCTTCTACCTGTGGTACGCCCCTTTAAGATAAAATAGGAAATCACAACCAAAAGTCTCGGAAAATATTAAGACCTTCATTATACCCAGTTCACAAATACATACAGACCCTACCTTTAGTGACCGGTATTATAGTAAGAAGTAAAACCATTATCGGCAGTACTTGGCTACTGAATGTGGTGTTTGTAAGGTTAGCAGTCTTTATAAGATTTACTGCAGAAAAATTGAATATAGTACCtgaatttttttaatagattaaaGGGTGCATTATTAAAACATAGTAAGATATAGTAAGAATTATTACTACATACTAAGGGTTCCAGTTCAAAGTTCATTGGTAATCGTTCAAGTGAGTGTAACTAATAAAATATAGATATCAAGCCAAATCATGTTCGTGACTTGTAAAGGGAACATTGAAAATGATAACATTCTAGTCTCAGGGCTATTGCCATTGATTCACAGTAAAAATTTCTATAGCCTAAATTAACAGTTAAGAAAGCTTATCACTTCCAAGAAATAGGGAGGTAATGTGGAatttgataaggttatatggaaatggtggaaggttgttgcaagtcgTAGAGAGTTTCTATATAGGTAGTAAAGTgtctgttaggataggaaataaagtgagagagtggttttcagtgagagtgagACTAAGACACAGATGTGTGATGTCattatggttgttcaatttgtgtGTTAAatgagttgtgagagaggtgaatgttcgagttgCAGAGTTGTTTGAGGATGATAGTGTACAAGTTGCCGACTAGGAGGAGACGATGTGTCGAttagtgtgtgagagaaggaatctGAGAGTTAATGGAATTAaggattatgagatgtacgaaaagggacaGTGGTGCTAGGATGAATGTTATTTTGAGTggcgagttacttgaggaagtagatcaccTTAATACTTGGGAAGTGTTGTTGCTGCAAAtagtggagtgaaagcagatgtacatcagggaGTGAAtgaggttgtaaagtgttggggcagtgaatGGAGATGTAAAGTCTAGAGGGAAAGGAATGAATGTAAAAggttctgtatgaggaagtgattgtcgCAACTGTAATGTATGTATGTGGAATAAAGTGACGGACAGATCTAAACTAGAGGTTTTGCGATGAAGTGTCTGAGGTATATGGTTGGTGAATTTTGATTATATAGGGTGAGGAACGATGTAGTGAGGATGAGAATCGGTGTATGAAAGGATTTAGcacctagagtggatataaatgtgttgaggtggaatGGAAAGGGGCTGTCTgctgaagtaggtgatgaatgcaagagttgattagaGAAGTAAAAGCGGAAGGCCAAGGCTTGGGCGAATGATGGAGTAAAGCAATTTCTAGGTAATAgtaggatagatgcgagagaggcaagggaaagtattagaaataggaatgaatggcgagcaattgtgatgcgGTTCTGTTAGTCCCTGCTGCTACTTCTGGTCGCTTTGGTGACTGCTGAGgcagcagcagtaagggattcagcttaTGAATCTTCATTTGTGGTAGAAAACATGATATGGTGGGATGttgaaccctagcagtaccaagcaGACTTGGCtcaatcccttgtcaggctaggaggagcgaagagaagaaaaatacCCCTTGTTAATTTTTTAATGTCGACTACCCCCAAAATTGCCGGCAttgccttggtaaatatatatatatatatatatatatatatatatatatatatatatatatatatatatatatatatatatgtgtgtgt
Above is a window of Palaemon carinicauda isolate YSFRI2023 chromosome 6, ASM3689809v2, whole genome shotgun sequence DNA encoding:
- the LOC137643202 gene encoding uncharacterized protein, whose translation is MRVETLNVGTMTGKGRELVDLMERTMINTFEKINKLITYSSGGRETQIYLLQRKRDPLKEVRNCKVLNGKSVAAQHRLVKKAKKKADLSGREQDEENYKQAKKEARRAVAKAETLNEVYKEMETPEGEKKVLRIAKARNAASKGLSQIWQIKDSKVTIGVTRREVEQAVKKIKNSKAAAPDNIPLEVWKGDIQECGNYTGIIWEIIKKRLRDETTINSYPVHSLRTLPKFQYDLIVRVGIMIYDLVI